The nucleotide sequence TGAAGACTTGGCTGCATTGGAGAAAGATTACGAAGAAGTGGGTGCTGAAGGTGGAGACGACGAAGAGGATGAAGGTGAAGACTATTGAGACCTTTGCTCGAACAATGAGCatccaaaaagtttttttttttttttaaatgttttcacTTATGATTCTTGTTGATTACATGTTTGTTTAAATCCTGTACAATATCCATTGAACTTCCTCTGCCTTTTGTGTTTTATCTCGGTTCGATACATTTTCATTGGTAAAGCGACCATTGGGGAAGATCCCGAGTTCATCATTATCAAGCATTTTTTGTTGTACCAAACCTTCATTCTCTTCTTACAATGTCCATTTTGACTTTAGGTACAATCTTGTCTATTGGGACACTGTAGAGATGTGTTCTACTTTACATTCATGGATCATGATCCAAAAAATTACATGAATTAGTCAGGAAAAGTAAAGTGGAATCATGTAGGGCAGAAGAGTTGGGAGAGTGAAGGGAGATCCCAAATGGGATCGGTAGGATCGAAGATTGCATATTCGGCATTCATGCTGTCATAGTAACTGTTAGGTCCATTCATTGCATATAGGGATGCTGATATCTGTCTTTCGATTTCAGCAAGACCCAAATGTTGATCGGTTGAGTTGTGATCGTTGAGATGTCCATGTGTTTCTTCCCCTCCCTGAGCCATAGGGACCAGATGGTTGAATCCAGAGACAAGGGGCCACGAGTAAGGATGCTGGTGACCGGTTGTTTCTGGTAGCCCAATGACTGACGAATCCGGGCGGTACACATCATTGAGTGGTATAGCCGTAGTGGTCGTGGTGGTTGTGGTGATACTAGTAGCAGCAGCAGAGGTGTAGTTGATATTGCATTCCGCAAAAGAAGAAACGGGTTTgtgctgctgttgttgctgctgtttCATGCTCTGCTTCTGGTGAAGGAGGTTTCTGATCTTCAAAGACAATTGTGAGTTGTTTGGAAAATGGTTAGCGAAATTGGTTCGAGTATTGGAGCCACGTAAGAGACAGGCGGCTTCATCGTAGGCTCGAGCTGCTTCTTCTGCAGTCTCAAAGGTTCCGAGCCACATCCGTATCTTTTGCGTCGTGTCTTTGATCTCTGCCACCCATTTCCCTGAAGGTCTTTGCCTAACTCCCACGAACTTCGTCTTGTTGCCTTtgctcttctcttttgttttctgcttTTGAGGTTGTTGacgttccattttttttttgtgtatgaatCTGTCTGTAGACGTTGAAAATACGTACTTATAGGGATGCATAGGTTAAATTTTTGGTTATGTGTGTTGGTATACTTTTGGGGTCAAGTCTTAGTGGGTGCCTCGTCTTTCTGAAGATTTGTTCTTGTTAttttagtgatgatgatgatgcatacagttaatgatttttatataactGTTTGGTTTTTGGGTATTCCTGAGAAACATTCGGAGGTTTTATGTGGGTTCCATGTATTATTGGCGTGCTTAccattttctagttttcttaatataaaaaatgtgcAAAAGACAAGTACGGTatgatgtgtttgtttcttGGCATGGGATGGGGAATATTTAATTCAACAATGAACAAACCATAGCATCTGAAGACTTAATTGAGCTTAATGTTTAGAGGGAGGCCTCAATGATAGAAGGAGATTTCTAAAATGCAAATTAAGCCGACCAAGATATATACTTTTACGAAATTATCAATTATGTATGATATTGACAAAATCTTCAAGTTAGTGGGAAACCTCTACTCCAAGAGAGATGAcaataaatatctatataagtGATTCTTAACATTAAGAAGACAAATACTAACCTGAAAAAATGGTGTCTCAAAGATTGTCCTTCACCCTACTGTTTCTCTTGGCAACCTTAATCACAGTTGCTAAGGGAAACACCAACAGAAAGCTATTCTCATTTTACAActattctcctcctccatcccCGGTCTATCGTCATCCTGTGGCTCCTCCTACTCCGGTCTATCGACCTCCGGCTGCTCTTCCTCCTCCTAAACCTCCCGTTGCCTCCTACTACTACAAGAGATCTCCACCGCCTCCACGCCCTAGATACGGAAGAGTGAATCCACCACCTCCTCCCAGCAAACCATGGTGGTGGTTCTTGTAGCGGGCTAAGAAGGCATTCAAGCGGCTCAAGAGTCAGGAGAAGACATTTACTGTCTActtttttgtaaatgtatatatttactaATGAGT is from Camelina sativa cultivar DH55 chromosome 20, Cs, whole genome shotgun sequence and encodes:
- the LOC104770350 gene encoding ethylene-responsive transcription factor RAP2-11, encoding MERQQPQKQKTKEKSKGNKTKFVGVRQRPSGKWVAEIKDTTQKIRMWLGTFETAEEAARAYDEAACLLRGSNTRTNFANHFPNNSQLSLKIRNLLHQKQSMKQQQQQQHKPVSSFAECNINYTSAAATSITTTTTTTTAIPLNDVYRPDSSVIGLPETTGHQHPYSWPLVSGFNHLVPMAQGGEETHGHLNDHNSTDQHLGLAEIERQISASLYAMNGPNSYYDSMNAEYAIFDPTDPIWDLPSLSQLFCPT